In Flavobacterium endoglycinae, one DNA window encodes the following:
- a CDS encoding bestrophin family protein codes for MISYNTKDWFTFIFHFHKSDTVRKLLPIMLAIGIYAAVVGYLEIHHFKVTKNDYIHNIPIMHGMLGFVISLLLVFRTNTAYDRWWEGRKLWGGLVNNSRNLAIKLSAILKDENDRKFFRKFIPMYADVLHKHLKDEETSKQLFEDVDLEIDLHKHKPNQVKRIMYHKITDLYDAGKITGEQLIILNEEFQEFTNICGACERIKNTPIPYSYSAFIKKFIFFYIMTLPFGYSVSLGYFVAPVVVFIFYVLASLELIAEEIEDPFGDDENDLPTKKISENIKKHIEELI; via the coding sequence ATGATTTCATATAACACCAAAGACTGGTTTACTTTTATATTCCATTTTCATAAATCAGATACAGTTCGAAAACTGCTTCCGATAATGCTTGCAATAGGCATTTATGCCGCAGTAGTAGGGTATCTTGAAATTCATCATTTCAAAGTCACAAAAAATGATTACATCCACAACATTCCCATCATGCACGGAATGTTGGGATTTGTAATTTCCTTATTACTCGTTTTCAGAACCAATACAGCTTATGACCGCTGGTGGGAAGGCCGCAAACTTTGGGGCGGTTTGGTAAACAACAGCCGTAATCTTGCCATAAAACTTTCGGCTATTTTAAAGGATGAAAACGACAGAAAGTTTTTCCGAAAATTTATTCCGATGTATGCTGATGTGCTTCACAAACATTTAAAAGATGAAGAAACCAGCAAACAACTTTTTGAAGATGTTGATTTAGAAATAGATCTGCACAAACACAAACCTAATCAGGTAAAAAGAATCATGTATCACAAGATCACTGATTTGTACGATGCAGGAAAAATTACCGGAGAACAACTTATTATTTTAAACGAAGAGTTTCAGGAATTCACCAATATCTGCGGAGCCTGCGAACGTATAAAAAACACGCCTATTCCCTACTCTTACAGTGCTTTCATTAAGAAATTCATTTTCTTCTATATCATGACACTGCCTTTTGGATATTCTGTTAGTTTAGGATATTTTGTAGCGCCTGTTGTGGTTTTTATTTTTTACGTTTTAGCCAGTTTAGAGTTGATTGCCGAAGAAATCGAAGATCCGTTTGGCGATGATGAAAATGATCTTCCAACCAAAAAGATTTCCGAAAATATCAAAAAACATATTGAAGAGCTAATTTAA
- a CDS encoding AraC family transcriptional regulator: MQNQRVLINPPHLSNEKSLKTLVENRSVYTLNNCELNLFETYESSSLVPLKFNDFVVTSMLRGKKIMHMFDEPGFDYLPGETVVVPSNVEMKIDFPEASKKNPTQCLALAIDNSKINETLNFLNERYPKEGSDTYWQLNYQNYFFYNNVDLAATINKLIKECMGTSITKDALADLTLQELLIRIIQTQTVKSIDEGAVIQSNNPIFEVTEFIKLNLKENISLKILSDKACMSTASFYRFFKRELGMSPIEYVLNEKIKHAKKLLKNPGIQINEVCYLSGFEDANYFIRLFKKHEGITPKQYQMLFFEVQSNKGP, encoded by the coding sequence ATGCAGAATCAACGTGTTTTAATTAATCCCCCTCATTTATCAAATGAAAAATCATTAAAAACACTTGTTGAAAACAGAAGTGTATATACTTTGAATAACTGCGAATTAAATCTTTTTGAAACGTATGAATCTTCTAGTCTTGTTCCTTTAAAATTCAATGATTTTGTGGTAACAAGTATGCTTCGCGGCAAAAAAATAATGCACATGTTCGACGAGCCAGGTTTTGATTACTTACCTGGAGAAACAGTTGTTGTTCCCTCGAATGTTGAAATGAAAATTGATTTTCCAGAAGCTTCCAAAAAGAATCCCACACAATGCCTTGCTCTCGCAATTGATAACAGCAAAATCAATGAAACTTTAAATTTTCTAAACGAACGTTATCCAAAAGAAGGAAGTGACACCTACTGGCAGTTAAACTATCAGAATTATTTCTTTTACAATAATGTAGATCTTGCTGCAACAATCAATAAACTCATCAAAGAATGCATGGGCACTTCGATAACCAAAGATGCTCTTGCCGATTTGACTTTACAGGAATTGTTAATTAGAATTATTCAGACACAGACCGTGAAATCAATTGATGAAGGTGCTGTTATTCAATCCAATAATCCTATTTTTGAAGTCACAGAATTCATCAAATTAAATCTCAAGGAAAATATAAGTCTGAAAATATTAAGCGATAAAGCTTGTATGAGTACGGCTTCATTCTATCGTTTTTTCAAACGTGAATTAGGCATGAGCCCAATTGAATATGTTTTAAACGAAAAAATAAAACACGCCAAAAAACTCCTTAAAAACCCAGGAATCCAGATTAATGAGGTTTGTTATTTATCTGGTTTTGAAGATGCCAATTACTTCATACGATTATTCAAAAAACATGAAGGAATAACACCCAAGCAGTATCAGATGCTTTTTTTTGAGGTTCAAAGCAACAAAGGTCCATAG
- a CDS encoding DUF779 domain-containing protein, with the protein MVKRLDATDEAIELIKILKEKHGDLMFYQAGGCCEGTQPQCFEKGGYYQRMGDVCIGSIEDTEFWVDKDLFEYWKHAHFTLKVIDAFGVGGFSLETPLKKTFQIEYRIFTEEEEKNLEPVKVFE; encoded by the coding sequence ATGGTAAAGAGATTAGATGCAACAGATGAAGCAATAGAATTAATAAAAATCCTTAAAGAAAAACATGGCGATTTAATGTTTTATCAGGCGGGAGGATGCTGCGAAGGAACGCAGCCACAATGTTTTGAAAAAGGCGGTTATTACCAAAGAATGGGTGATGTTTGTATTGGAAGTATCGAAGACACTGAATTTTGGGTGGACAAAGATTTATTCGAATATTGGAAACACGCTCATTTTACATTAAAAGTAATTGATGCATTCGGCGTAGGTGGTTTTTCTCTTGAAACGCCTCTAAAAAAGACTTTCCAAATCGAATATCGAATTTTTACTGAGGAAGAAGAAAAGAATTTAGAACCGGTGAAAGTGTTTGAATGA
- a CDS encoding aldehyde dehydrogenase family protein produces the protein MSTTAKRPEFKAQYDNYINGKFTAPITGEYFDVISPIDGKVFTKAAHSGKEDLEKAVDAAHEAFKTWGKTSATERSILLNKIAQKIEDNLEYIATVETIDNGKPIRETLAADIPLAIDHFRYFAGVIRAEESSISELDSQTVSIALSEPIGVVAQIIPWNFPILMAVWKIAPALAAGNTIVLKPAESTPISIMVLMELIGDILPNGVLNIVNGFGAELGRPLVTNKKVAKAAFTGSTTTGRLVMQYATENIIPVTLELGGKSPNIFFPSVADHDDDFFDKAIEGAVLFALNQGEICTCPSRLLVHEAIYDKFIAKVIERTEAIVAGNPLDKNTMIGAQTSLVQKEKIMSYIKLGKEEGAELLTGGDVNHLGGDLEGGYYIKPTLFKGHNKMRIFQEEIFGPVLAVTTFKTTEEAIEIANDTMYGLGAGVWTRDAHEIYQVPRAIQSGRVWINQYHSYPAGAPFGGYKQSGIGRENHKMMLSQYRQTKNMLISYDKKKLGFF, from the coding sequence ATGAGCACAACCGCAAAAAGACCTGAATTTAAGGCACAATATGACAATTATATTAATGGAAAGTTTACAGCACCAATAACAGGAGAATATTTTGATGTTATTTCTCCAATTGATGGAAAAGTGTTTACAAAAGCGGCACATTCCGGAAAAGAAGATCTAGAGAAAGCAGTTGACGCTGCTCATGAAGCTTTTAAGACATGGGGAAAAACATCTGCGACAGAAAGAAGTATTTTATTGAATAAGATTGCTCAAAAGATCGAAGACAATTTAGAATATATTGCTACAGTTGAAACAATCGATAACGGAAAACCAATCCGCGAAACACTTGCGGCTGATATTCCGCTGGCCATTGACCATTTTAGATATTTTGCTGGTGTAATTCGTGCTGAAGAAAGTTCGATTTCCGAACTTGATTCGCAGACAGTTTCAATTGCCTTAAGTGAACCAATTGGGGTAGTGGCACAGATTATTCCATGGAATTTTCCAATTCTGATGGCCGTTTGGAAAATTGCTCCAGCACTGGCAGCAGGAAATACAATTGTATTGAAACCAGCTGAAAGCACACCGATTTCGATTATGGTTTTAATGGAATTGATTGGAGATATTCTTCCTAATGGAGTTTTAAATATTGTAAATGGTTTTGGTGCCGAATTAGGCCGTCCGCTGGTAACTAATAAAAAAGTAGCAAAAGCCGCTTTTACAGGTTCAACTACAACGGGACGTTTGGTAATGCAGTATGCAACAGAAAATATTATTCCGGTAACATTAGAACTAGGAGGAAAGTCACCTAATATTTTCTTTCCATCGGTAGCAGATCATGACGATGATTTCTTTGATAAAGCCATTGAGGGGGCGGTTTTATTTGCATTAAACCAAGGAGAAATCTGCACGTGTCCATCTAGATTACTGGTTCACGAAGCTATTTACGACAAATTTATTGCTAAAGTTATTGAAAGAACCGAAGCTATTGTTGCCGGAAATCCTTTGGATAAAAACACTATGATTGGAGCTCAGACTTCTTTGGTTCAAAAAGAAAAAATTATGTCTTATATCAAATTAGGTAAAGAAGAAGGAGCTGAATTATTAACTGGAGGCGATGTGAATCATTTAGGTGGTGATCTGGAAGGTGGTTACTACATTAAACCGACTTTGTTTAAAGGGCATAACAAAATGCGAATTTTTCAAGAAGAAATCTTCGGGCCTGTTTTAGCAGTAACAACTTTTAAAACAACTGAAGAAGCCATCGAAATAGCAAACGATACAATGTACGGATTAGGGGCGGGAGTTTGGACGCGCGATGCACATGAGATTTATCAAGTTCCAAGAGCGATTCAATCAGGTAGAGTCTGGATAAATCAATATCATTCGTATCCTGCAGGTGCACCGTTTGGAGGTTACAAACAATCTGGTATTGGACGTGAAAATCATAAAATGATGCTGAGTCAATATCGCCAGACTAAAAACATGCTGATTTCTTATGATAAAAAGAAATTAGGTTTCTTTTAA